From the genome of Colletotrichum destructivum chromosome 10, complete sequence, one region includes:
- a CDS encoding Putative NAD kinase, with amino-acid sequence MLGFRAPRLCARPLAAAPIRAFRPLNFSTTASAQAAEIRDVSSLPSRIIPKYRDPPNSTSGLLSLHWPTPPRNILLMPKLRSPQVLRATIDFAKHLNSTYSGLNLIFEPRVAQMVHESFNFPIYTCDPSTFPDKIDMITTLGGDGTILRAASHFSMYSAVPPILAFNFGTIGFLAEWKFEEYKRAWREAYMSGSGVAVQDLLSPHTRVASGEKEHDTHNGGQSGWHASPGKSMGQSRAAKILLRHRLRVGVYDNNGQNINSQLLPTTKSQAHLPAIPPEDTILTKRDIPQPIHALNELLIHRGPKPHLAHIDIYLNNRFLTEAVADGILLSTPTGSTAYSLSAGGSIIHPLVKSLLITPICPRSLSFRPLVLPLSTKVTLKVSSKNRDGELEVSIDGKRSAGAGIGTEIRVEGEMVGESPDGDWKGGVPCVICGPGKGDASDYDDDGWVGGLNGLLMFNYPIGRGQ; translated from the coding sequence ATGCTTGGTTTCAGAGCTCCGCGCCTCTGCGCCCGGCCGCTGGCTGCGGCGCCGATTCGGGCGTTCCGGCCGTTGAACTTCTCCACGACGGCGTCTGCGCAGGCAGCCGAGATCCGCGATGTCTCGTCACTCCCTTCGCGGATCATCCCGAAGTACCGCGATCCTCCAAACTCGACATCCGGTCTGCTCTCCCTACACTGGCCGACACCCCCCCGAAACATCCTTCTGATGCCGAAACTGCGATCTCCCCAAGTCCTCCGCGCGACTATCGACTTTGCGAAGCACCTGAACAGCACATACTCGGGCTTGAATTTGATCTTCGAACCCAGGGTTGCGCAAATGGTTCATGAGTCGTTCAACTTCCCCATCTACACCTGCGATCCTTCGACGTTCCCCGATAAGATCGACATGATCACGACactgggcggcgacggcaccatcTTGCGCGCTGCGAGCCACTTCAGCATGTACTCTGCTGTCCCACCGATCCTGGCCTTTAACTTCGGCACGATCGGGTTCCTGGCAGAGTGGAAGTTTGAGGAGTACAAACGGGCCTGGAGGGAGGCGTACATGAGCGGTagcggcgtcgccgtccaggACCTCTTGTCGCCGCACACCCGAGTCGCGAGCGGAGAAAAGGAACACGATACCCACAACGGAGGCCAGTCCGGATGGCATGCGTCTCCGGGCAAGAGCATGGGCCAAAGCCGGGCGGCCAAGATCCTGCTTCGGCATCGGCTGCGCGTCGGTGTCTATGACAACAATGGCCAGAACATCAACAGTCAGTTGCTTCCGACGACGAAATCCCAGGCGCATCTGCCAGCAATCCCTCCCGAGGACACAATCCTAACAAAAAGAGACATCCCTCAACCAATCCACGCCCTGAACGAGCTTCTCATCCACCGTGGCCCGAAGCCTCACCTAGCCCACATCGACATATACCTCAACAACCGTTTCTTGACCGAAGCCGTGGCCGACGGCATACTCCTCAGCACACCAACAGGCTCGACAGCCTACAGCCTCAGCGCCGGCGGGTCCATCATCCACCCCCTCGTAAAGTCGCTGCTCATCACGCCCATCTGCCCCAGGAGTCTGAGCTTCCGGCCTCTGGTTTTGCCCTTGAGCACAAAGGTGACCCTCAAGGTCAGCAGCAAGaaccgcgacggcgagctcgaggtgaGCATCGATGGCAAGAGAAGCGCCGGTGCCGGAATCGGCACAGAAATccgcgtcgagggcgagatgGTCGGCGAATCCCCCGACGGCGACTGGAAAGGCGGCGTGCCCTGCGTCATCTGCGGGCCAGGAAAGGGCGACGCCTCGGACTACGATGATGACGGCTGGGTGGGCGGTCTCAACGGTCTCCTGATGTTCAACTATCCCATCGGGAGAGGACAGTAG
- a CDS encoding Putative berberine/berberine, FAD-binding domain, PCMH-type, FAD-binding, type PCMH, subdomain 2, producing MFEYKMSKRRTVLQESACQAPQSQVPDSDQPDSQRYSRMMPSLTDVLLVACFSLFATAASTPKLVPYQENGKNYQCKCSPADECWPKVNAWEKLNKTVGGNLIRHIPPAAVCYNQFRGVATYDAAKCAEATAKWTDERWQTDHGATRISQPASQLWTWGSNNTCELTTDPTKTCSLGNYPEFVIIARTRDHVKAGVNFAKSNNVRLVVRNTGHDFEGRSAGAGSLAINTHNFKDISFVDKYKGPGDYKGPAITIGAGVQGFEISAAARARNPPQNVVMGECETVGVAGGYLGGGGHGPLSGNYGFGADQALSFEVLTASGDFITANSKSNSDLYYALKGGGPGNYGIVLSVTLKTYPDTIPGAALFLNVNATTGANFGQVTKAVNKLHELGNHLVDNGLYGIYELYPPIIGGALHVQPIMGMNKTAAELTAVVQPLFSYLDAENIPYDFGVKDYPDYYTLFHDIFEPEAAAQNGLTGGWVFTHQDMANNQPAIAEAIQLALAPAPNQFGIVISHLFDPGNQAKKPESATHPRWRGATMRTMAILPQALDATWATKLALNDLMVNTITEKFKQAGPNGLAYVNENYAFMNNWQDAFWGPVYPKLAAIKKKWDPTGVFFSWSTPGSEEWSVVDYANRLCKAK from the exons ATGTTCGAATACAAAATGTCGAAGAGAAGGACGGTTTTACAAGAGTCGGCCTGCCAGGCACCCCAGAGTCAGGTTCCCGACAGTGATCAACCCGATTCGCAAAGATATTCGAGAATGATGCCTTCGCTCACCGACGTGCTCCTCGTGGCatgcttctctctcttcgccACGGCGGCCTCTACGCCCAAGTTGGTGCCGTACCAAGAGAACGGCAAGAATTACCAGTGCAAGTGCTCCCCGGCAGACGAATGTTGGCCAAAGGTCAACGCTTGGGAGAAGCTTAACAAGACCGTGGGAGGCAATCTTATAAGACACATTCCGCCTGCGGCCGTCTGCTACAACCAGTTCCGCGGAGTAGCGACATACGATGCTGCAAAGTGTGCCGAGGCGACTGCGAAGTGGACAGACGAGAGATGGCA AACTGATCACGGCGCGACCAGAATTTCCCAGCCGGCATCACAACTCTGGACGTGGGGAAGCAACAACACCTGCGAGCTCACAACGGACCCGACAAAGACCTGCTCCCTGGGTAACTACCCCGAgttcgtcatcatcgcccggACGAGGGATcacgtcaaggccggcgtcaACTTTGCCAAGTCCAACAACGTCCGGCTCGTCGTGCGCAACACGGGCCACGACTTCGAGGGCCggagcgccggcgccgggtcACTGGCCATCAACACGCACAACTTCAAGGACATCTCCTTCGTCGACAAGTACAAAGGCCCGGGAGACTACAAAGGTCCCGCCATCACTATCGGGGCCGGAGTCCAGGGTTTTGAGATCTCTGCGGCCGCGCGGGCCCGTAACCCGCCTCAGAACGTCGTCATGGGCGAGTGCGAG ACTGTCGGAGTTGCGGGAGGCTACTTaggaggaggcggccacGGGCCTCTCAGTGGCAACTATGGTTTCGGTGCAGACCAGGCGCTCTCCTTCGAGGTCCTCACTGCTTCCGGAGACTTTATCACGGCCAACTCCAAGTCTAACTCGGACCTGTACTACGCGCTCAAGGGCGGCGGACCCGGTAACTACGGCATCGTCTTATCCGTCACTCTCAAGACATACCCCGACACCATCCCCGGCGCGGCCCTTTTTctcaacgtcaacgccacCACGGGGGCAAACTTTGGGCAGGTTACGAAAGCCGTCAACAAGCTCCATGAGCTTGGCAACCACCTGGTCGACAACGGGCTCTACGGCATCTATGAGCTGTACCcccccatcatcggcggAGCGCTGCACGTGCAACCCATCATGGGCATGAACAAGACGGCCGCAGAGCTGACCGCCGTCGTGCAACCGCTCTTCTCgtacctcgacgccgagaacaTCCCCTACGACTTTGGCGTCAAGGATTACCCGGACTACTACACCCTCTTCCACGACATCttcgagcccgaggccgcggcCCAGAACGGCCTGACGGGCGGCTGGGTCTTCACTCACCAAGACATGGCCAACAACCagcccgccatcgccgaggccatccagCTCGCCCTGGCCCCGGCGCCGAACCAGTTCGGTATCGTCATCAGCCACCTCTTCGACCCGGGCAACcaggccaagaagcccgagaGCGCGACGCACCCGCGATGGAGGGGTGCCACCATGCGGACGATGGCCATCCTGCCGCAGGCCCTGGACGCGACCTGGGCCACGAAGCTGGCGCTCAACGACCTCATggtcaacaccatcaccgagAAGTTCAAGCAGGCCGGCCCCAACGGTCTGGCGTACGTGAACGAG AACTATGCCTTCATGAACAACTGGCAAGACGCCTTCTGGGGCCCGGTCTACCCCaagctcgccgccatcaagaagAAGTGGGATCCGACGggcgtcttcttctcgtgGTCCACGCCGGGGAGCGAGGA
- a CDS encoding Putative Acyl transferase domain superfamily, quinone oxidoreductase/zeta-crystallin, thiolase, translating into MSVPEPIAICGIGLRLPGGIDTPTSLYNFLVNRKDARSKPDRPRYSSQTHHFTESGTTRPLPTEEGYWLAHDDVTKFDPSMFSMNPKELSKLDPQQRLLLQVVWEALESAAETDWQGQRIGCYVGSFGDDWREMHAIDTQDDGMYRLTGYMDFVQANRISHAFDLRGPSMTVRTACSAAGLAVHLACQAIRAGECDSAVVAGSNLMLSPGFTKLMAEQSVLSPDASCKTFDAGANGYARAEALNCLFVKRLDCAIRDGNPIRAVIRGSATNSDGKTLGLTTPSAQAQQQLIRDAYRQAGIPESDMWQTAMVECHGTGTAVGDTIEACTVGTVFGEKGMLIGSVKPNLGHSEAASAITSIVKAVLSLETRTIIPNIKFENPSISIPFDSSGLKVPTEPLPWPEDRAERIGVNSFGIGGTNVHIIIDSSASVAYPTAVRGPGNVDTPPPSPPLRREPATLLLFSASNEESLKKAVRGYQNIIQANPLKLEALAHTLTHRRSHLAYRTFAVVAGESGNIAPDFPPAPTFRPKSESKDITFVFTGQGAQWARMGSHLMKASKEFLQDIREMDAALKCLPREHQPAWEISRELMRADAGSRLGEAEFAQPVCTALQVALVRHLARYGVSPKAVVGHSSGEIAAAYAAGTLTIKEAIIVAYYRGYMAKKLEKCGAMAAVGLGRDQVTPFLTTGVVIACENSNSSVTLSGDSDLLRAVCEDIHAAKPDSLVRILKVDKAYHSHHMKVIGAEYQALLRSHLNPKSPRISFYSSVSPHTPLRGADFGPEYWQCNLESPVLFRQAVTRLLQTSSTSLFLEVGPHSALAGPLKQICSENSISPPYVAAQKRGLNSAASFLAAVGELHCRGVAVDFPVMDGVRPLTDLPRYPWNLSKTYWPDSRITNLWQFPEYPPHELLGHRVLETSNAEPSWRCCLSLDKVPWIMDHQVGSDIVFPAAGYVAMAGEAVRQLTEHTDFTIREMHIMNALVISPGKAVEFLTSVRRQRLTHNDVSEWWELTVQSCSSADTWTTHCTCLIKGGNDLKVRNLPGLQKASFLRVTEPSRWYKQMSRVGYNYGPLFRCMRTVRSSVTSSAVEVEISDCKVDGSATQSYAIHPTTIDHVFQSLVVANTSGEPRQLDKLYLPTYVNEISINAEAETRGCLIQTLKTGRDGYCQGESIGFVPGNPTGQPLVHMKGLQFSPIEIVDSTKHSPDTSKVTHLVWKPDVDLAESTELIQPTSPNDFSEIHGLLEDLFILCGLVTLREVGVASVLSEQTQPHLRKHYQWLEKQIVRSNRTWPALTTAEVHDKIRDVSLQLEKTPASAVATLISRCYTHAQSLFTSDIGPLELFLQDNALHELYDWMNTLFTYKPLLQLLSHKRGRHLRILEIGAGTGGLTARILKCLTECFDDGKVLGKYVFTDVSSGFFPAAKARFETIPEGFLDYRVLDISHDPEDQGFGGEQYDLIVASNVLHATPDLTKTLQHVRTLLKPEGRLLMHELCCDTKWINFIMGYLSGWWLGESDGRKDEPYISPDRWEERLALAGFSKPDVFYDAEQQHRLNATIVARPAHSTSKMPSALGEITILCEEESHPVVVDLCNHLEKQGHSVTCTTLSAGNIQPCAPVVSAVDLCRGDGYFHDMTHGKLDDFKRLLQKLQSNNLGLLWLTRPCQVDTQNPTFAPVLGVARTCRIEMGLPFCTLEMDSDGTDALSAVSRVLQKTLLRHVAAKSAHDEDTEFSYSSGRIFVPRCKWLSVSLALQDTTSPPPSKMLHISRPGALQSLCWIPRRLSDQIPLDQVQIKVHAAGLNFKDVVTAMGLIDPSSPKGLGCEASGVVTATGSLVTNLRIGDRVMVFAPQAACFSTDIQAPAQLCIRIPDELGFADAATMPCVFVTVLRALLDKAGLQAGQTVLVHSAAGGVGIAAMQVARWIGATVYATVGSEEKVDFISKTWNIPREHIFSSRDSRFVEGIKAATGGRGVDVVLNSLAGELLHASWECVAPHGTFIELGKRDTLAGGRLAMEAFDGNRSFIGVEMANLAAQDPSIIARLLQRCVQLYEQGHITPLRPSRIFSCQEAEDAFRHIYKGTHVGKVVIDMQKAAVEALDVVARQLPAPSFCNKATYLLVGGTGGLGASISRWMACHGARSFVFLSRSAGNSAVDQDLLTELRGRGCEVEAVSCDITNETELHAAASRLPLWNRIRGVLNLAMVLSDAALPNLTLSQWESATSPKIRGTWNLHRVLPSDLDFFVLFGSTSGIHGYPGQANYAAANTFLDAFVQYRRRHGLPCSILDLGGVEDVGYVSRTLEVEDAMKKAGSKLLSESDMLRGLQLAMAQSLSSDAGPECAIAGPGFGGQVLIGLECSIPLDDVNNRVVWKQDPRMVLYPEDLDTPTREGKQSGASGLSEFLARLQSKPEEVDTPSAIAYLAQEIALRVCGFLMKEVDETGVDTSVSPSALGVDSLMTIEIRNWWKHTLGGDISVLQLTSAQSFDQLGHLAAKQLKEKMTLAGNM; encoded by the exons ATGTCAGTACCTGAGCCGATAGCAATCTGCGGGATAGGCCTGCGGCTACCAGGCGGCATCGACACGCCGACCTCACTGTACAACTTCCTCGTCAACCGTAAAGATGCACGTTCCAAACCGGATAGGCCCCGGTACAGCTCGCAAACGCACCATTTCACAGAGAGCGGGACCACGCGGCCCCTCCCAACTGAGGAAGGCTACTGGTTGGCGCACGACGATGTGACAAAGTTCGATCCGTCAATGTTTTCTATGAATCCGAAGGAGCTGTCAAAACTCGACCCACAGCAACGGCTTCTTCTGCAGGTTGTCTGGGAGGCTCTGGAGAGCGCCGCTGAGACGGATTGGCAGGGCCAGAGGATAGGATGTTATGTGGGAAGCTTTGGCGACGACTGGCGTGAGATGCACGCTATTGACACGCAAGACGATGGCATGTATCGTCTTACTGGCTACATGGACTTTGTCCAGGCAAACCGGATATCCCATGCATTCGATCTGAGAGGACCAAG CATGACCGTCCGCACAGCTTGCTCGGCGGCCGGTCTCGCAGTTCATCTTGCCTGTCAAGCAATCCGCGCAGGAGAATGCGACTCGGCCGTGGTCGCGGGCTCGAATCTGATGCTCTCGCCGGGGTTCACCAAGCTCATGGCCGAGCAGAGCGTGTTGTCGCCCGACGCGTCGTGCAAGACgttcgacgccggcgccaacggctATGCACGCGCAGAGGCCCTCAACTGCCTCTTCGTCAAGAGGCTTGACTGTGCCATCCGCGACGGGAACCCGATCCGGGCCGTGATCCGCGGGTCCGCGACCAACTCGGACGGCAAGACGCTCGGCCTGACGACTCCGAGCGcgcaggcccagcagcagctgaTTCGCGACGCCTATCGCCAGGCCGGGATCCCCGAGAGTGACATGTGGCAGACTGCCATGGTCGAGTGCCACGGAACGGGAACTGCTGTGGGTGATACGATCGAGGCATGCACTGTCGGAACCGTGTTTGGGGAGAAAGGAATGCTTATCGGCTCA GTGAAACCCAATCTGGGCCATTCAGAGGCCGCCTCGGCTATTACGAGCATAGTAAAGGCGGTCTTGTCTCTCGAGACTAGGACCATCATACCCAATATCAAGTTTGAGAATCCCAGTATTAGCA TACCGTTTGATTCATCCGGCTTGAAAGTGCCAACGGAGCCCCTGCCGTGGCCCGAAGATCGAGCAGAACGGATAGGGGTCAACAGCTTCGGCATAGGCGGCACAAATGTCCAC ATCATCATCGACTCTTCTGCATCTGTAGCGTATCCTACGGCAGTCCGAGGCCCTGGAAATGTCGatacgccgccgccctcgcctccgcTGCGGAGGGAACCGGCAACACTGTTGCTTTTCTCCGCTTCCAACGAGGAATCCTTGAAGAAGGCGGTTCGCGGCTATCAAAATATCATCCAAGCTAACCCGCTCAAGCTTGAGGCTTTGGCTCATACTCTTACCCATCGGCGGTCACATCTCGCCTACCGGACgtttgccgtcgtcgccggcgagtCTGGCAACATAGCTCCGGACTTCCCTCCAGCGCCCACCTTCCGACCAAAATCGGAAAGCAAAGATATCACATTCGTCTTCACCGGTCAAGGCGCGCAGTGGGCTCGGATGGGTTCCCATCTGATGAAGGCGAGCAAGGAGTTCCTGCAAGACATTCGGGAGATGGATGCAGCGTTGAAGTGTCTCCCGAGGGAACATCAACCAGCTTGGGAGATCAGCC GCGAGCTCATGAGAGCTGATGCAGGCTCTCGTCTTGGGGAGGCCGAATTCGCACAACCAGTGTGTACTGCGCTCCAGGTTGCTCTTGTTCGACATCTCGCTAGATATGGTGTCAGTCCAAAAGCAGTAGTCGGACATTCCAGTGGCGAGATCGCGGCAGCATATGCCGCTGGGACTCTGACGATCAAGGAagccatcatcgtcgcctACTATCGTGGCTacatggccaagaagctggagAAATGTGGAGCCATGGCCGCAGTCGGGCTCGGCAGAGACCAAGTAACCCCTTTCCTGACGACCGGAGTCGTCATCGCCTGCGAGAACAGCAACTCCAGCGTGACTCTTTCGGGAGATTCGGACCTACTCAGGGCGGTTTGCGAGGATATACATGCCGCCAAGCCAGACTCCTTGGTCCGAATCCTGAAAGTCGACAAAGCTTATCATTCTC ATCATATGAAAGTCATCGGCGCAGAGTACCAAGCTCTACTAAGATCACATCTGAATCCCAAGTCACCGAGGATCTCATTCTACTCGAGCGTCTCGCCTCACACACCTCTTCGCGGTGCAGATTTTGGCCCCGAGTATTGGCAATGCAATTTGGAGTCCCCAGTATTGTTTCGTCAGGCCGTGACGAGGCTCCTGCAAACCTCTTCAACGTCTTTGTTTCTGGAAGTCGGTCCGCACTCGGCACTCGCCGGCCCTCTGAAGCAGATCTGCTCCGAGAACTCAATCTCCCCGCCCTACGTTGCCGCGCAGAAGCGCGGTTTGAACAGCGCCGCTTCTTTCCttgcggccgtcggcgagctccaTTGCCGTggtgtcgccgtcgacttTCCCGTTATGGACGGCGTCCGCCCCTTGACGGACCTGCCAAGGTATCCATGGAACCTGAGCAAGACGTATTGGCCTGATTCTCGGATCACAAATCTCTGGCAATTCCCCGAGTACCCGCCCCATGAGCTGCTCGGACACCGTGTATTGGAAACAAGCAATGCGGAACCAAGTTGGAGGTGTTGTCTCTCACTCGACAAAGTCCCCTGGATCATGGATCACCAAGTCGGTTCAGACATCGTTTTCCCCGCAGCTGGCTATGTGGCTATGGCGGGAGAGGCTGTTCGTCAACTGACCGAGCATACCGACTTCACGATACGCGAGATGCATATTATGAACGCGCTGGTCATCTCACCTGGGAAGGCGGTCGAATTTCTCACGTCGGTTCGACGACAGCGATTGACGCACAACGACGTGTCAGAGTGGTGGGAGCTCACAGTCCAGAGCTGTTCCTCCGCAGACACTTGGACGACACACTGCACATGCCTTATAAAAGGCGGAAACGACCTGAAGGTCAGAAACCTACCTGGCCTGCAAAAGGCTTCGTTTTTGAGAGTCACCGAGCCTTCACGATGGTACAAGCAAATGTCCAGAGTGGGATACAACTACGGGCCTCTGTTCAGGTGCATGCGGACGGTCCGTTCAAGTGTCACTTCCTCAGCTGTAGAGGTCGAGATATCGGACTGCAAAGTCGACGGGTCTGCCACACAGTCCTATGCGATACATCCTACTACCATCGACCATGTCTTCCAATCGCTCGTGGTAGCTAATACCTCCGGAGAACCTCGCCAGCTCGACAAACTTTATCTGCCCACCTATGTCAACGAAATCTCCATCAACGCTGAGGCGGAAACTAGGGGTTGTCTAATTCAGACATTGAAAACTGGTAGAGATGGCTATTGCCAGGGAGAATCCATTGGGTTTGTGCCCGGGAATCCAACTGGCCAGCCGTTGGTTCACATGAAGGGTCTCCAGTTTTCACCTATCGAGATCGTCGACTCTACCAAACACAGTCCAGACACTTCCAAGGTGACACATTTGGTCTGGAAGCCCGACGTTGACTTGGCGGAATCGACAGAACTGATACAACCAACCTCCCCCAACGACTTTTCAGAGATCCACGGTCTTCTTGAAGATCTCTTCATACTCTGCGGTCTAGTTACCCTGCGAGAAGTTGGCGTAGCTAGCGTGTTGTCCGAGCAGACACAACCACACCTCAGGAAGCATTACCAGTGGCTGGAGAAACAAATCGTCAGGTCAAACAGAACCTGGCCAGCTTTGACGACAGCAGAAGTCCATGACAAGATCAGAGATGTTAGTCTGCAGCTTGAAAAAACACCAGCTTCGGCCGTTGCTACTCTCATCAGTCGCTGCTACACCCACGCGCAGTCCCTTTTCACCTCGGATATTGGACCTCTGGAATTATTCCTTCAGGACAACGCCCTCCATGAGCTATACGATTGGATGAACACCCTCTTCACTTACAAGCCTCTGCTTCAGCTCTTGTCACACAAGCGAGGCCGACATCTCAGGATTCTCGAAATCGGCGCTGGCACAGGAGGTTTGACTGCACGCATCCTGAAGTGTCTGACGGAGtgcttcgacgacggcaaagTGCTTGGGAAATACGTCTTCACCGACGTCTCGTCCGGCTTCTTTCCTGCAGCCAAGGCCAGGTTTGAAACGATCCCTGAGGGGTTCTTGGATTATCGAGTGCTCGACATCAGCCATGACCCGGAAGATCAGGGGTTTGGGGGAGAACAATACGACCTCATCGTTGCAAGCAAT GTTCTCCACGCCACTCCAGACTTGACGAAGACATTACAGCATGTCAGAACGCTTTTGAAACCAGAGGGAAGACTGCTGATGCACGAACTTTGCTGCG ACACAAAATGGATCAACTTCATAATGGGTTATCTGTCCGGCTGGTGGCTCGGAGAGTCTGACGGCCGCAAAGATGAGCCTTACATCTCGCCGGACCGATGGGAAGAGCGACTTGCTCTTGCGGGCTTCTCGAAGCCCGATGTCTTCTACGAtgccgagcagcagcacagACTCAACGCAACTATTGTCGCTCGCCCTGCGCATTCCACTTCCAAGATGCCTTCTGCGTTAGGAGAGATCACGATTCTGTGCGAAGAGGAGTCGCATCCAGTCGTTGTGGACCTGTGCAATCACCTGGAGAAACAAGGCCACTCCGTCACTTGCACCACGCTCTCTGCCGGAAACATACAGCCATGTGCCCCGGTAGTCTCGGCGGTCGACCTCTGCCGCGGAGACGGCTACTTCCACGACATGACACATGGCAAGCTGGACGACTTCAAGCGTCTGCTGCAGAAACTTCAGTCGAACAACCTTGGGCTACTCTGGCTCACCCGGCCCTGTCAGGTTGACACGCAGAATCCAACTTTTGCACCAGTGCTCGGTGTGGCTAGGACATGCCGCATCGAGATGGGCCTCCCGTTCTGCACGTTGGAGATGGACAGCGACGGGACGGATGCTCTATCCGCTGTGTCTCGCGTGTTGCAAAAGACACTTCTCCGGCATGTTGCGGCCAAATCAGCACACGATGAGGATACGGAATTCTCCTACTCCTCAGGACGCATCTTCGTTCCTCGTTGCAAGTGGTTGTCCGTCTCCCTTGCTCTGCAAGATACAACTTCACCGCCCCCATCTAAGATGTTGCACATCTCTAGGCCTGGGGCATTGCAAAGCCTCTGCTGGATCCCCCGCCGTCTCTCGGACCAGATCCCCCTGGACCAAGTGCAGATCAAGGTCCACGCCGCAGGCCTCAACTTCAAGGACGTAGTCACAGCAATGGGACTCATCGATCCTTCATCTCCCAAAGGTCTCGGCTGCGAAGCCAGCGGTGTTGTGACCGCGACAGGGTCCCTCGTCACCAACCTCCGCATCGGCGACAGGGTCATGGTCTTCGCACCCCAGGCCGCGTGCTTCTCTACCGACATCCAAGCTCCAGCACAGCTGTGTATCCGCATACCCGATGAActcggcttcgccgacgCAGCGACCATGCCGTGTGTTTTTGTCACTGTCTTGCGAGCACTCTTGGACAAAGCTGGTCTCCAGGCCGGCCAGACCGTTCTCGTACATAgtgcggccggcggcgtcggcattgCGGCCATGCAAGTGGCTCGATGGATCGGCGCGACCGTCTACGCCACCGTTGGAagcgaggagaaggtcgactTCATCTCGAAGACGTGGAACATTCCTCGAGAACACATCTTCTCTTCACGCGACTCTCGCTTTGTTGAAGGTATCAAAGCAGCGACTGGCGGTCGTGGGGTAGACGTCGTCTTGAACTCCTTGGCCGGCGAGCTCCTTCACGCATCGTGGGAATGCGTTGCCCCGCATGGCACCTTCATCGAGCTCGGGAAGAGGGATACGCTCGCCGGCGGAAGACTCGCAATGGAAGCTTTTGATGGAAACCGCTCCTTTATCGGTGTTGAGATGGCCAATCTGGCGGCACAGGACCCCAGCATCATTGCCCGCCTGCTTCAGCGGTGCGTCCAACTTTACGAGCAAGGGCATATCACACCTTTGCGGCCTTCCAGAATCTTCTCGTGCCAAGAGGCTGAAGATGCATTCAGGCATATTTACAAGGGCACCCATGTTGGCAAGGTTGTCATCGACATGCAAAAAGCGGCAGTAGAAGCTCTTGATGTTGTCGCTCGACAGCTCCCTGCGCCATCGTTTTGCAACAAGGCAACGTACCTTCTCGTAGGTGGCACGGGGGGTCTCGGTGCATCCATCTCACGATGGATGGCTTGCCATGGTGCCCGAAGCTTCGTCTTTCTCTCAAGATCAGCGGGAAACAGCGCCGTCGACCAAGACCTTCTTACAGAGCTGCGGGGCCGAGGGTGTGAGGTCGAGGCCGTTTCCTGCGACATTACGAACGAGACAGAGCTGCATGCCGCTGCTTCCAGACTACCCTTGTGGAACCGGATCAGAGGAGTGCTGAACTTGGCAATGGTTCTCTCGGATGCAGCACTACCTAATCTCACGCTGTCACAGTGGGAATCGGCAACTTCTCCAAAGATCCGCGGGACGTGGAACCTCCATCGTGTTCTGCCGTCAGACTTGGACTTCTTCGTGCTCTTCGGCAGCACGTCGGGCATTCACGGATATCCCGGCCAAGCGAACTATGCTGCAGCCAACACGTTCCTCGACGCCTTTGTCCAGTACCGCCGCAGACACGGTCTCCCATGCTCCATTCTagatctcggcggcgttgaggatgTGGGCTACGTCAGCCGCACACTTGAGGTCGAAGATGCTATGAAAAAGGCAGGATCAAAGCTGCTATCTGAAAGTGACATGCTTCGGGGACTTCAGCTTGCGATGGCTCAATCTCTGAGTAGTGATGCAGGCCCAGAGTGTGCCATTGCGGGGCCGGGGTTCGGCGGCCAGGTGCTGATTGGTCTCGAGTGTTCTATTCCCTTAGATGATGTCAACAACCGTGTCGTGTGGAAGCAAGACCCTCGCATGGTCCTCTACCCTGAAGATTTGGACACCCCAACCCGGGAGGGAAAGCAGTCTGGAGCGTCCGGGCTGTCGGAGTTCCTCGCCCGGCTACAGAGCAAACCTGAGGAGGTTGACACACCATCTGCCATCGCGTACCTTGCACAGGAGATTGCGCTTAGGGTTTGCGGCTTCCTCATGAAGGAGGTCGACGAGACTGGGGTCGATACGTCTGTGTCTCCGTCTGCCCTCGGGGTTGACTCTTTGATGACCATCGAGATTCGCAACTGGTGGAAACACACCCTCGGGGGCGATATCAGTGTGTTGCAGTTGACGAGCGCACAAAGCTTTGATCAACTCGGTCATCTTGCCGCCAAGCAGCTGAAAGAGAAGATGACGTTAGCTGGTAACATGTAA